In Aphelocoma coerulescens isolate FSJ_1873_10779 chromosome 25, UR_Acoe_1.0, whole genome shotgun sequence, a genomic segment contains:
- the SCNM1 gene encoding sodium channel modifier 1 isoform X1, with translation MVTAAWREPPCPSSATRPTRGRSGRCRNAAWPSCWPAPSPRTRRCCCATAVWGLLAVSPGCPHAVPARLACSVCPHRPVCDTLETLVLHRAGRKHLDSLQRSYGRHRSPQVTPQGPQEASGVAPALQAPLLARTRRIARSALLKSAPYSSCCRRAGTKGSSSRAGTSGMIPNNSQTAPEAPQNPRNPEGSGPTHREGVPKAGRKGNSQFSEGLSPERLRILRHHLHLRSRGWLQDPAGNWVKDGNAEFDSDEEEPPPLPPA, from the exons ATGGTGACCGCGGCCTGGCGGGAGCCGCCATGTCCTTCAAGCGCGACGAGACCGACCCGGGGCCGCTCGGGGCGCTGCAG AAACGCCGCGTGGCCGAGCTGCTGGCCAGCGCCATCCCCGAGGACGAGGCGCTGCTGCTGCGCGACGGCAG tctgggggctcctggcggtgtccccagggtgtccccacgCTGTCCCCGCCAGGCTGGCGTGCTCGGTGTGTCCCCACCGGCCCGTGTGTGACACTCTGGAGACGCTGGTGCTGCACAGGGCGGGCAGGAAGCACCTGGACA GCCTGCAGCGCTCCTACGGCCGGCACCGCTCGCCCCAGGTGACCCCGCAGGGACCCCAGGAGGCCTCGGGCGTGGCCCCGGCCCTGCAG GCCCCGCTGCTGGCCCGGACCCGTCGGATCGCCCGGAGCGCGCTCCTGAAATCGGCTCcctacagcagctgctgccggAGAGCGGG GACCAAGGGCAGCAGCTCCCGGGCCGGGACCTCTGGGATGATCCCAAACAATTCCCAGACAGCGCCGGAGGCACCCCAGAATCCCAGGAACCCCGAAGGCTCTGGCCCCACACACAGAGAGG gTGTTCCCAAGgcgggaaggaaaggaaattcccaattttccgaggggctgagcccagagcGGCTCCGGATCCTGCGGCACCACCTGCACCTGCGCAG CCGGGGCTGGCTCCAGGATCCCGCCGGGAATTGGGTGAAGGACGGGAACGCCGAGTTCGACTCCGATGaggaggagccgccgccgctgccgccggccTGA
- the SCNM1 gene encoding sodium channel modifier 1 isoform X2, whose amino-acid sequence MSFKRDETDPGPLGALQKRRVAELLASAIPEDEALLLRDGRLACSVCPHRPVCDTLETLVLHRAGRKHLDSLQRSYGRHRSPQVTPQGPQEASGVAPALQAPLLARTRRIARSALLKSAPYSSCCRRAGTKGSSSRAGTSGMIPNNSQTAPEAPQNPRNPEGSGPTHREGVPKAGRKGNSQFSEGLSPERLRILRHHLHLRSRGWLQDPAGNWVKDGNAEFDSDEEEPPPLPPA is encoded by the exons ATGTCCTTCAAGCGCGACGAGACCGACCCGGGGCCGCTCGGGGCGCTGCAG AAACGCCGCGTGGCCGAGCTGCTGGCCAGCGCCATCCCCGAGGACGAGGCGCTGCTGCTGCGCGACGGCAG GCTGGCGTGCTCGGTGTGTCCCCACCGGCCCGTGTGTGACACTCTGGAGACGCTGGTGCTGCACAGGGCGGGCAGGAAGCACCTGGACA GCCTGCAGCGCTCCTACGGCCGGCACCGCTCGCCCCAGGTGACCCCGCAGGGACCCCAGGAGGCCTCGGGCGTGGCCCCGGCCCTGCAG GCCCCGCTGCTGGCCCGGACCCGTCGGATCGCCCGGAGCGCGCTCCTGAAATCGGCTCcctacagcagctgctgccggAGAGCGGG GACCAAGGGCAGCAGCTCCCGGGCCGGGACCTCTGGGATGATCCCAAACAATTCCCAGACAGCGCCGGAGGCACCCCAGAATCCCAGGAACCCCGAAGGCTCTGGCCCCACACACAGAGAGG gTGTTCCCAAGgcgggaaggaaaggaaattcccaattttccgaggggctgagcccagagcGGCTCCGGATCCTGCGGCACCACCTGCACCTGCGCAG CCGGGGCTGGCTCCAGGATCCCGCCGGGAATTGGGTGAAGGACGGGAACGCCGAGTTCGACTCCGATGaggaggagccgccgccgctgccgccggccTGA
- the LYSMD1 gene encoding lysM and putative peptidoglycan-binding domain-containing protein 1 isoform X2, with the protein MAGSGGAGAAPREHRLQPGDTLPGLALRYGVTMEQIQRANRLYASDTIFLKPTLLIPAPARPQGPFPRDGDRDRDRDIPGDAPGDSPEPPSPSRHDLSASDFLQRLDAEIGRSKEAAAQRLRGHDTGPGPAGGGRSPSSPRGARLGPRPLTRTPRAAALRDSEDEIFTL; encoded by the exons ATGGCGGGgagcggcggagccggggcggccccgcgggaGCACCGCCTGCAGCCCGGGGACACCCTGCCGGGGCTGGCGCTGCGCTACGGGGTGACG ATGGAGCAGATCCAGCGCGCCAACCGCCTCTACGCTTCGGACACCATCTTCCTGAAGCCCACCCTGCTCatcccggccccggcgcggccccAGGGGCCCTTCCCAAGGGATGGGGACCGGGATCGGGACCGGGACATTCCCGGGGACGCCCCTGGGGACAGcccggagccccccagcccctcccgccACGACCTCTCGGCCTCGGATTTCCTGCAGCGCTTGGACGCCGAGATCGGCCGCTCCAAGGAGGCGGCGGCGCAGCGGCTGCGGGGCCACGACACCGG ccccggcccggccgggggGGGCCGCAGCCCCTCGTCCCCGCGGGGGGCCCGGCTGGGACCCCGGCCCCTGACCAGGACCCCGCGGGCGGCCGCGCTCAGGGACAGCGAGGACGAGATCTTCACCTTgtga
- the LYSMD1 gene encoding lysM and putative peptidoglycan-binding domain-containing protein 1 isoform X1: MAGSGGAGAAPREHRLQPGDTLPGLALRYGVTMEQIQRANRLYASDTIFLKPTLLIPAPARPQGPFPRDGDRDRDRDIPGDAPGDSPEPPSPSRHDLSASDFLQRLDAEIGRSKEAAAQRLRGHDTGGDSGDSGDSRTPRTPRTPRTAGTGLWGHPGHWEWDTQDTQDTGNGTLGTPRTPGMGHWGHPGHPKWDTGDTEDTQDIGNGTPRTPRTPGMGHWGHRGHPGHREWDTQDTQDTRNGTLGTPRMRSSPRDIEDTTPGPPEPPPQTPNPGLWTPPKLAINPPTPWRKLLNPIKPPESHKTPKSHLKKPRNPIKNNSRTHLNPPKSH; the protein is encoded by the exons ATGGCGGGgagcggcggagccggggcggccccgcgggaGCACCGCCTGCAGCCCGGGGACACCCTGCCGGGGCTGGCGCTGCGCTACGGGGTGACG ATGGAGCAGATCCAGCGCGCCAACCGCCTCTACGCTTCGGACACCATCTTCCTGAAGCCCACCCTGCTCatcccggccccggcgcggccccAGGGGCCCTTCCCAAGGGATGGGGACCGGGATCGGGACCGGGACATTCCCGGGGACGCCCCTGGGGACAGcccggagccccccagcccctcccgccACGACCTCTCGGCCTCGGATTTCCTGCAGCGCTTGGACGCCGAGATCGGCCGCTCCAAGGAGGCGGCGGCGCAGCGGCTGCGGGGCCACGACACCGG cggggacagcggggacagcggggacagcagGACACCCAGGACACCCAGGACACCCAGGACAGCGGGAACgggactttggggacacccaggacactgggaatgggacaccCAGGACACCcaggacaccgggaatgggactttggggacaccgaggacaccgggaatgggacactggggacacccaggacacccaaaatgggacactggggacaccgaggACACCCAGGACATCGGGAATGGGACACCCAGGACACCCAGGACACCAGGaatgggacactggggacaccgaggACACCCAGGACATCGGGAATGGGACACCCAGGACACCCAGGACACCAGGAAtgggactttggggacacccaggatgAGATCTTCACCTCGTGACATCGAGGACACCACTCCAGGACCTCCagaaccccctccccaaaccccaaatccaggaCTTTGGACCCCTCCCAAACTTGCCATAAATCCCCCCACACCATGGAGAAAACTCCTAAATCCCATAAAACCCCCCGAATCccataaaacccccaaatcccatttaaaaaaaccccgaaatccCATAAAAAACAACTCCAGAACCCatttaaacccccccaaatcccattaa